Within Oribacterium sp. oral taxon 102, the genomic segment GCAGAAAAACGAATAGAACAGTCCAGATGCCCTGCGATTCCAATACGTTGACCAGTAGATTTTCCATGTGTTTCCTCCTCATTTACAGTTTGGGAAAGGCTGCGGAGAAGTCTTGAATGTAAGAATGTAGAAATGCGCCTCTCCGCGGCAGCCTGCATCGAGGAGAAAGGAAAAAGCGGACGAAAAAGCAACCTTATTCCAGCAGGAATTCGCTGAGCAGGCGGTTGCTGACATCCATGCCGCGCTCGGTGAAGCGGTAGCGGCAGCCCTCGTGCCGCATCAGCCCCATGGATACAAACTGCCGGAGCTTCTCCCCGAAGACGGACTGCAGCTCGACGGAGAAGCGGGCGGTAAAGTCCAGCTCGGAGACGCCGGAGACGCGGCGGAGCCCGAGGAACATGAATTCCTCCATCTGCTCCTTGCGGGACAGCTCCCTCTGCTCGGCATAGAGCTGCGGGAACTGCGCCGCCGCCTCCGTCTGGAAGTCGAGCGCCAGATATTCCGCGAAATTCCGGAGGTTTCGGAATCTCTTCTTATTGAAATAGGAGGAGGCGCCGAGCCCGAAGCCGAGGTAGGGGACGTCTGACCAGTAGCCGTAGTTGTGGCGGCATTCGAAGCCGGGACGGGCGTAATTGCTGATTTCATAGCGCAGATAGCCGCTTTTCAGGCAAAGCTCCCTCGTGATATTGTCCATTTCGACGAGACTGTCCTCCGTGGGGAGCTCCAGCGTACCGGCACGGTGGAGCCGGTAGAAGGGCGTGCCCTCCTCGAGGATCAGGTTGTAGACAGAGAGGTGCTCCGGCTTCAGCATGAGCACATTCCGGAGGGTCTTCCGCCATGAATCCGGCGTCTGCTCCGGGATGCCGTTCATCAGGTCGATATTGATGTTCCGGAAGCCCTCGAGCCGCGCATTCTGGTAGCTTTTCAGGAAGTCCTCGAAGATATGGAGTCTGCCGAGCCGCCGGAGCTCGGAATTATTCGCGGATTGCAGCCCCAGAGAGAGGCGGTTGATGCCGGACTCCCGGTAGAGCGAGAACTTGTAGCGGAGCGTGGAGGCGGGGTTGCACTCTATGGTGATCTCCGCGTCCGGCGCGACCGCGTAGTTCGCGTATACGGTCTCCATGATCCGGGCAATGAGGGTCGGCGCGAGCACGGAGGGCGTGCCGCCGCCGAGGAAGACGCTCCCTACGGTATAACCGCCTGCATCCCCGCTCCGGTACCGAAGCTCCTCGCAGAGCTTGCGAACGTATCCCTCGTGCTCCCGGATTCCGACCGGAAAGGAAAGGAAGTCGCAGTAGCTGCATTTCTTCGTGCAGAAGGGGATGTGGATATAGAGCTCCAGACAGTTGTTTTCGAATTTCATAAGCTTCTCCATTCGATACACTATAACACGATTCGCTGCCGTACTCCAGTGGGAGCGCGCGATACGCGCGAAAAAGCAGGGCAAAAGCGGAACAGTGCAGGTAATCCATTCGCAATTCGCTGAAACAGAAACAAATGCTGTGGATTTGAAATGGGAATTCAACGGATTTTTCATAAAGCTCTGCTTAGCTGAACGGCTGCGCAAAAGCAGAGTATTCCGGAAAGGGAGCTTGTGCAAATCTATGTGCCGGGATAAAATGGGGGCAGCAGCTCATGTGAACAGATTTTATTCCGACGAATTGCGAAGGGCTTTCCTGTACTGCCGGGAATACAGGGCATAAGTGCAGGGGAGGGAGCAGCAGGGATGTGGGGAACGGGAGGGAAGGGATTTTGGCGGGGAATAGGTCATATCAGCAGCGGGATGAGGAGCAGCTTAGGTATCAGGAGCTGAATCAGCATTTAAAGGAAGGGAAGTTTTCGCCCATCTATCTGCTCTATGGGAGTGAGAATTATCTGAAGCGCTCTTATCTACGGCTTTTCCGGGAGAAGTTCGGCGGGAAGGACGGGATGAATTACAGCTATTTCGAGGGGAATGCGGATCTCGATACGCTGATTTCCGCGTTGGATACGATGCCGTTTTTCGCGGAGAAGCGGCTGGTCGTCTGGAAGGACTCGGAGCTTTTGAGAAGAACGGCGCCGGAGAGGCTCTGCGCCTATCTGGAGCGGCTGCCGGACACGAGCTGTCTTATGCTGATCGAGGAGGCGGCGGATAAGCGGAACCGTCTCTATAAGCTGGTCGAAAAGAAGGGCTTCGTCTGTGAGCTGGCGGAGCAGGATGTGCGTATGCTCTCCGGCTGGGCGGCGCGTTATCTGATGAAGGCAGGGAAGAAGGTACGTTCCTCGACGATGGAGCGTCTGATCGAACGGAGCGGCAGGAGCATGGATCGGCTTTCCGGGGAGCTGGAGAAGCTGATCGCCTATACCGGGGAGCGGGAGATCGTGGAGGACGAGGATGTCGGGCAGATCTGCACGGCGAATGTCGAGGATCGGGTATTTGACATGATTACGGAGCTGAGCCTCGGCAATACCGAACGGGCGATGCGGCATTACAGCGATCTGCTGACCCTGCAGGAGGCGCCGATGAAGATCCTCGCGCTGCTGCGCCGGAGCTTCAACCAGCTGCTCCTCACGAAGGAGTGCGTCCGGCAGGGGATGGCGAGGAACGATGCGGCGAAGTACATCGGCGTCAGCCCGTGGGCGGTGCCGAAGCTGACAGAGCAGGCGAAGCATTATACCATGGAGAGCCTGCAGGGCTACCTCAGCCGCTGCCTGTTCTACGACGAAGGTATCAAGAACGGCAACCTGCGCGATCGGATGGCGGTGGAGCTGCTGCTGACGAGCTGAGAGACATCTTTGTTTGCAATTCAAATGTCTGAATGCTCGTGCAAGCAAGCTTGCCTCGTGTTCGTCCGCTTGACAGGGGACTTATGCAGTATTTTATAAAAAATTTAGAATTCTGACCAATTCGGTTAGAAAAACGTAATTTGACAATCCCTCCGAAATCGGCTATGTTGGACAAAAGTTCGGACAAATCGGAGAACAAATGTGCGAAGAGAATGAAAGCGCGGCTGCCGAATACCTGTTAACGGTGCGAGAGTGCAGCAGGTTCCATCAGGGAACCGCGGCAGGCATTGTGCAGGATCTGTAAGACCAGCGGCGCCGAAGCATTCGGCATGGGGGTACGAAATGAAAAAGATGGGAAGGAAGCTTCTTTTGCTGCTTTGCCTGTCCGCACTCTGGAGCATACCGGCATTGGCGGAGGAGGCAGGACCGGGCTTTCGGGATGGGAAGCCGCTCGCCGTGCGTTCCGGTAATCTGATGCAGGGGACGGGAGAGGATATGACGGAGCATCCGGTGGAGGAAGCCGTGGAGGCGGAGGAAGCGCCGGAGAAGGAGCGGCAGAGCTTCCGGGCAGGAGATACGCCCTTCGGCATTGTCGTGACCGAGGAGTCGAAGCGGTATCAGAAGGGCGAATCGCTGGGGAGCTTCCGGATCGTCGGCTATTACGGAGACG encodes:
- a CDS encoding 3D domain-containing protein; the encoded protein is MKKMGRKLLLLLCLSALWSIPALAEEAGPGFRDGKPLAVRSGNLMQGTGEDMTEHPVEEAVEAEEAPEKERQSFRAGDTPFGIVVTEESKRYQKGESLGSFRIVGYYGDGKTYSGATPTANHTIAADLSLLPLGTRVFIGDTVYTVEDKGSKVVGKLIDIYFDTREEAVGVTRSGAKSAEVYAAIAK
- the holA gene encoding DNA polymerase III subunit delta, yielding MAGNRSYQQRDEEQLRYQELNQHLKEGKFSPIYLLYGSENYLKRSYLRLFREKFGGKDGMNYSYFEGNADLDTLISALDTMPFFAEKRLVVWKDSELLRRTAPERLCAYLERLPDTSCLMLIEEAADKRNRLYKLVEKKGFVCELAEQDVRMLSGWAARYLMKAGKKVRSSTMERLIERSGRSMDRLSGELEKLIAYTGEREIVEDEDVGQICTANVEDRVFDMITELSLGNTERAMRHYSDLLTLQEAPMKILALLRRSFNQLLLTKECVRQGMARNDAAKYIGVSPWAVPKLTEQAKHYTMESLQGYLSRCLFYDEGIKNGNLRDRMAVELLLTS
- the hemW gene encoding radical SAM family heme chaperone HemW, which encodes MKFENNCLELYIHIPFCTKKCSYCDFLSFPVGIREHEGYVRKLCEELRYRSGDAGGYTVGSVFLGGGTPSVLAPTLIARIMETVYANYAVAPDAEITIECNPASTLRYKFSLYRESGINRLSLGLQSANNSELRRLGRLHIFEDFLKSYQNARLEGFRNINIDLMNGIPEQTPDSWRKTLRNVLMLKPEHLSVYNLILEEGTPFYRLHRAGTLELPTEDSLVEMDNITRELCLKSGYLRYEISNYARPGFECRHNYGYWSDVPYLGFGLGASSYFNKKRFRNLRNFAEYLALDFQTEAAAQFPQLYAEQRELSRKEQMEEFMFLGLRRVSGVSELDFTARFSVELQSVFGEKLRQFVSMGLMRHEGCRYRFTERGMDVSNRLLSEFLLE